A window of the Vibrio pomeroyi genome harbors these coding sequences:
- the ald gene encoding alanine dehydrogenase — MIIGVPKEIKNHEYRVGMTPASVRELISHGHQVFVETNAGTGIGFSDDDYIAVGASILPTAADVFAKAEMIVKVKEPQAVERAMLREGQILFTYLHLAPDFPQTEELIKSKAVCVAYETVTDNMGRLPLLAPMSEVAGRMSIQAGAQTLEKSNGGCGLLLGGVPGVEPAKVVVVGGGVVGANAARMAVGLRADVTILDRNVDTLRRLDEEFQGRAKVVYSTEDAIEKHVLEADLVIGAVLIPGAAAPKLVTKDHIAKMKPGSAVVDVAIDQGGCFETSHATTHAAPTYIVDDVVHYCVANMPGAVARTSTYALNNATLPYIVKLANKGYREALLSDKGFLEGLNVIHGKVTCKEVAESFDLEYVDPAEAIAMFN; from the coding sequence ATGATCATTGGCGTACCTAAGGAAATCAAAAACCACGAATACCGCGTTGGTATGACCCCAGCTAGCGTGAGAGAACTAATCTCACACGGCCACCAAGTTTTTGTAGAAACCAATGCCGGTACTGGTATCGGTTTTTCAGACGATGATTACATCGCTGTAGGCGCATCCATTCTTCCTACTGCTGCTGACGTTTTCGCGAAAGCAGAGATGATTGTAAAGGTTAAAGAACCTCAAGCTGTCGAGCGAGCTATGCTTCGCGAAGGGCAAATATTATTTACCTATTTACACCTTGCACCAGATTTTCCACAAACTGAAGAGCTGATCAAGAGCAAAGCTGTCTGCGTAGCCTATGAGACTGTAACAGATAATATGGGTCGCTTGCCACTATTAGCACCAATGTCTGAAGTCGCTGGTCGCATGTCTATTCAAGCAGGTGCACAAACATTAGAGAAATCTAACGGTGGTTGTGGTCTTCTTCTTGGTGGCGTTCCTGGCGTTGAACCAGCAAAAGTTGTTGTTGTTGGCGGCGGTGTTGTAGGTGCTAACGCAGCACGTATGGCTGTTGGTCTTCGCGCAGATGTTACAATTCTTGACCGTAACGTAGATACACTTCGTCGCCTTGACGAAGAATTCCAAGGTCGCGCAAAAGTGGTTTATTCTACTGAAGACGCTATCGAGAAGCATGTTCTAGAAGCAGACCTAGTGATTGGTGCAGTACTAATCCCAGGTGCAGCGGCTCCAAAACTTGTGACAAAAGATCACATCGCTAAGATGAAGCCAGGTTCAGCTGTTGTTGACGTTGCAATCGACCAAGGTGGTTGTTTCGAAACTTCACACGCTACAACGCACGCAGCCCCAACTTACATCGTTGACGATGTCGTTCACTACTGTGTTGCTAACATGCCAGGTGCCGTTGCTCGTACTTCAACTTACGCACTAAACAATGCAACACTTCCTTACATTGTTAAGCTAGCGAACAAAGGCTACCGCGAAGCACTTCTATCTGATAAAGGCTTCCTAGAAGGTCTAAACGTAATCCACGGTAAAGTGACTTGTAAAGAAGTTGCAGAGAGCTTTGACCTAGAATACGTAGACCCAGCAGAAGCTATCGCAATGTTTAACTAA
- the pyrF gene encoding orotidine-5'-phosphate decarboxylase: MNDQKIIVALDYDNQADALAFVDRIDPASCRLKVGKEMFTLFGPEFVRELHKRGFSVFLDLKFHDIPNTCSKAVRAAAELGVWMVNVHASGGERMMTASREILEPYGKDRPLLIGVTVLTSMEQSDLAGIGLDLEPQQQVMRLASLTKNSGLDGVVCSAQEASLLKGALGQEFKLVTPGIRPVGADVGDQKRIMTPSKAIESGSDYLVIGRPITQAIDPAAVLAEINGTLA; the protein is encoded by the coding sequence ATGAACGACCAAAAAATCATTGTAGCCTTGGATTATGACAACCAAGCGGATGCGTTAGCCTTCGTTGATCGTATTGACCCAGCATCTTGCCGCTTAAAAGTCGGTAAAGAGATGTTTACCTTGTTTGGCCCTGAGTTTGTTCGTGAATTACATAAGCGTGGTTTCTCAGTATTCTTAGACCTTAAATTCCACGACATCCCTAACACATGTTCAAAAGCAGTGCGTGCTGCTGCTGAGCTTGGTGTATGGATGGTGAACGTACACGCAAGTGGCGGTGAGCGTATGATGACGGCTTCTCGTGAAATCTTAGAACCGTATGGTAAAGATCGTCCGCTGCTTATCGGTGTGACAGTACTAACCAGTATGGAGCAGTCTGATCTAGCAGGTATCGGTTTAGACCTGGAGCCACAACAGCAAGTAATGCGCTTGGCTTCTCTTACTAAAAACTCTGGTCTAGACGGTGTGGTATGTTCAGCACAAGAGGCTTCATTGTTGAAAGGTGCACTTGGTCAGGAGTTCAAACTAGTGACTCCAGGTATTCGTCCTGTGGGTGCCGATGTTGGTGACCAGAAGCGTATCATGACGCCTTCTAAAGCGATTGAGTCGGGTTCTGACTACCTTGTTATCGGTCGTCCAATTACTCAAGCTATAGACCCTGCAGCGGTTCTTGCTGAGATTAACGGTACTCTGGCTTAA
- the cysB gene encoding HTH-type transcriptional regulator CysB codes for MKLQQLKYIVEVVNHNLNVSATAESLYTSQPGISKQVRLLEDELGIQIFERSGKHLTQVTQAGEDIIRISQEILARVESIKAVAGEHTHPEMGTLNISTTHTQARYALPDVIKGFTARYPKVSLHMHQGTPSQMSEAVAKGTANFAIATEALHLYQDAIMLPCYHWNRSIVVTKDHPLAQKQNITIEDLAAYSLVTYVFGFTGRSELDTAFNKVGLTPRVVFTATDADVIKTYVRMGIGVGVIASMAIDHEQDTDLVAIDASHLFGASTTSIGFRKGTFLRSYMFDFMERFAPHLTRPVVEQAISLKSNEEIEEMFKDIELPVR; via the coding sequence ATGAAGTTACAGCAACTGAAGTACATTGTTGAGGTTGTAAACCATAACCTAAATGTTTCTGCGACCGCAGAGAGTTTATACACATCTCAGCCAGGCATCAGTAAGCAGGTTAGATTGCTTGAGGATGAGCTGGGTATTCAGATCTTTGAGCGAAGCGGCAAGCACTTAACACAGGTGACTCAAGCTGGCGAGGATATCATTCGTATCTCTCAAGAGATTTTAGCTCGTGTTGAAAGTATTAAAGCGGTAGCGGGTGAGCATACTCATCCTGAGATGGGTACATTGAACATTTCAACGACTCATACCCAAGCACGTTACGCACTTCCTGATGTGATTAAAGGTTTCACAGCACGTTACCCTAAAGTTTCACTTCACATGCACCAAGGTACACCGAGCCAAATGTCTGAGGCCGTGGCGAAAGGGACTGCAAACTTTGCGATTGCGACTGAAGCACTTCATCTTTACCAAGACGCGATCATGCTGCCTTGTTACCACTGGAACCGCTCAATCGTAGTAACCAAAGATCACCCTCTCGCTCAAAAGCAAAATATTACCATTGAAGATCTTGCTGCTTACTCTCTAGTGACCTACGTATTCGGTTTTACTGGCCGTTCTGAGCTTGATACAGCATTTAACAAAGTGGGTCTAACACCACGCGTGGTATTTACAGCAACGGATGCCGATGTAATCAAAACTTATGTTCGTATGGGCATTGGTGTTGGTGTTATCGCGAGTATGGCGATTGACCATGAGCAAGATACCGATTTGGTTGCCATTGATGCAAGCCACCTATTTGGTGCGAGCACGACAAGCATCGGCTTTAGAAAGGGCACTTTCCTGCGTTCTTACATGTTTGATTTCATGGAGCGCTTTGCACCGCACTTAACTCGTCCTGTTGTTGAGCAGGCTATTTCTTTGAAATCTAATGAAGAGATTGAAGAGATGTTTAAAGATATCGAGTTACCTGTTCGTTAA
- the miaE gene encoding tRNA isopentenyl-2-thiomethyl-A-37 hydroxylase MiaE: MIKSRIINKLAPTMYQELLAPIHSFLKAETPDSWIDEAKKPENLHIILRDHMLCELKAAQNALFLIRKYAVDKESAKQLNEWILPYEQFAYRRIGDLESLRGKSNVSKQITAKEGCNYGADLIDKMVLLIKEELHHFYQVMELMEKKGVTYQPIEAGRYAKGLIKQVKTYEPDALVDKLIIGAFIEARSCERFAKLAPFLEEDMAKFYVSLLRSEARHYQDYLELAEQIAGKDISERIAHFAQVEADLITSEDSDFKFHSGAPV; the protein is encoded by the coding sequence GTGATAAAATCCCGCATTATCAACAAACTTGCCCCGACCATGTATCAAGAACTATTAGCTCCAATTCACTCCTTTCTTAAAGCTGAAACGCCAGATTCATGGATCGATGAAGCCAAAAAGCCAGAAAACCTTCACATCATTCTTCGTGATCACATGCTTTGTGAGCTAAAAGCAGCTCAAAACGCTCTGTTCCTTATCCGCAAGTACGCGGTTGATAAAGAAAGCGCCAAGCAACTGAATGAGTGGATCTTGCCATACGAGCAGTTTGCTTACCGCCGTATTGGAGATCTAGAGTCACTTCGTGGTAAGAGCAACGTATCAAAGCAAATCACAGCGAAAGAAGGCTGTAATTACGGTGCTGACCTTATCGACAAAATGGTTCTACTGATTAAAGAAGAATTGCACCATTTCTATCAAGTGATGGAATTGATGGAAAAGAAAGGCGTGACTTACCAACCGATTGAAGCGGGTCGTTACGCGAAAGGATTGATCAAGCAAGTTAAAACTTACGAGCCAGACGCGCTAGTTGATAAGCTGATCATCGGTGCGTTTATTGAAGCTCGTTCTTGTGAACGCTTCGCTAAATTAGCTCCTTTCTTAGAAGAAGACATGGCGAAGTTTTACGTGTCTCTACTTCGCTCAGAAGCCCGTCATTATCAAGATTACCTTGAGCTAGCAGAGCAGATCGCTGGTAAAGATATCTCTGAACGTATCGCACACTTTGCTCAAGTGGAAGCTGACCTGATTACTTCAGAAGACAGTGACTTTAAATTCCATAGTGGTGCACCGGTTTAA
- a CDS encoding LapA family protein produces the protein MKIIKIVAVIALFLIALALGSQNQTTVNFNYLLAQGDFHLSSLLGVVFVSGFGLAWLVFGNMHMRSQLKIHRLKKQLNKQSKQVAADTKA, from the coding sequence ATGAAAATTATAAAAATAGTCGCCGTTATCGCACTTTTCCTAATTGCACTGGCTTTAGGCTCTCAAAACCAAACAACTGTGAATTTCAACTATCTGCTTGCACAAGGTGACTTCCACCTATCAAGTTTATTAGGTGTTGTATTCGTTTCTGGCTTTGGCCTTGCTTGGTTAGTCTTTGGTAACATGCACATGCGGTCTCAGCTAAAAATTCATCGCTTGAAGAAGCAACTCAATAAGCAATCAAAGCAGGTCGCTGCTGATACTAAAGCTTAA
- the lapB gene encoding lipopolysaccharide assembly protein LapB encodes MLELLFLLLPIAAAYGWYMGNRNAQQEKQKQSHQISRQYVTGLNLLLSDQSDKAVDHFIELLQVDNETIDTHLALGNLFRSRGEVDRAIRIHQNLISRSGLTLDQKNLALQQLAKDYMVSGFLDRAEKIFEQLVEEPDHKEGALQQLVAIYQQTREWNKAIHYGNILVKLGKKKMKMRATVAHFWCELAMQEQADGNRSKALQHFKKALSEDPKCVRASIALGKFHLANEDYQKTIDCLESVLEQDIDFISEVLPTLAECYHKLGQEAQLVEFLKACIQKKAGVSAELMLAQLVAHHEDVGSAQELLTKQLVKNPTMKGFYRLIDYHLAEAEEGRAKDSLTTLQSMVGEQLKVKPHYRCRQCGFSTHSMYWHCPSCKGWGTIKPIRGLDGE; translated from the coding sequence ATGTTAGAGTTACTGTTCTTACTTTTGCCTATCGCAGCCGCTTATGGTTGGTATATGGGTAATCGTAACGCTCAGCAAGAAAAACAAAAACAATCACACCAGATCTCCCGTCAATACGTGACGGGTTTGAACCTATTACTGTCAGACCAATCTGACAAGGCGGTTGATCACTTCATCGAGCTACTTCAAGTAGACAATGAAACCATCGATACTCACTTGGCTTTGGGCAACTTGTTCCGTTCAAGAGGCGAAGTCGACCGCGCGATTCGCATTCACCAAAATCTTATCTCTCGTTCGGGATTAACTCTCGATCAGAAAAACCTCGCATTGCAACAATTAGCTAAAGACTATATGGTCTCTGGCTTTCTTGATCGCGCCGAAAAAATCTTTGAACAGCTTGTAGAAGAACCCGACCATAAAGAGGGTGCACTGCAACAGTTGGTTGCTATTTATCAGCAAACACGTGAGTGGAACAAAGCGATCCATTACGGAAATATCTTAGTTAAACTCGGTAAGAAGAAAATGAAGATGCGTGCCACAGTCGCGCATTTCTGGTGTGAGCTTGCGATGCAAGAACAAGCCGACGGTAACCGCTCTAAGGCACTTCAACACTTCAAGAAAGCTCTGTCTGAGGACCCTAAATGTGTTCGTGCTAGTATTGCTTTAGGTAAGTTCCATTTAGCGAACGAAGATTACCAAAAGACCATCGATTGTCTTGAATCGGTACTTGAGCAAGATATCGACTTCATTAGTGAAGTGTTGCCAACACTTGCTGAGTGTTACCACAAGCTTGGACAAGAAGCTCAACTGGTCGAATTCCTTAAAGCGTGTATCCAGAAGAAAGCTGGCGTATCTGCGGAACTGATGCTTGCTCAATTGGTTGCTCACCATGAAGATGTTGGCTCTGCTCAAGAACTACTGACCAAGCAACTTGTTAAAAACCCAACCATGAAAGGTTTTTATCGATTAATCGATTACCACCTAGCAGAAGCAGAAGAAGGTCGAGCGAAAGATAGCTTAACCACGCTTCAATCCATGGTTGGTGAGCAGCTTAAAGTTAAGCCTCATTACCGTTGCCGCCAGTGTGGTTTCTCAACACACTCAATGTATTGGCACTGTCCTTCATGTAAAGGGTGGGGGACGATCAAGCCTATTCGTGGGCTTGATGGTGAATAG
- a CDS encoding methyltransferase: MHSRFKTLDSFLLEHQVYWRSEPFHLCQTQQQPWFDVNRPLVDWLDSLSIESIQILKEQPQVLVEELIGFLPELEEANQSIQFTTTALKGLTLPRGTEDGIPGRKLQQIVSMGEASLEHHHGKEWLEWCSGKGFLGRILSQQSKQKVTSFEWQQSLCESGQKIADAQRLEMTFVQGDAFSESADEVFNPNQHAVALHACGDLHVELVKKSVSHGLPAVTISPCCYHLIREENYQPMSSVAKSSALTLSKSDLRIPLQETVTGGERVKRHRQLEMSYRLGFSQLLKSELNIDEYIPVPSIKKSELSEGFESFCLWASEVKELPLGSDMDFEFYFAQGEKLFWEMEKLSLVQQVFRRPLEIWLALDRALYLKEQGYEASIEEFCERSVTPRNLLIHGVKSG; encoded by the coding sequence ATGCATTCACGATTTAAAACACTCGATTCATTTCTGCTTGAGCACCAGGTTTACTGGCGTTCAGAGCCTTTTCACCTATGCCAAACCCAGCAACAACCTTGGTTTGATGTGAATCGCCCGCTTGTCGATTGGTTGGATAGCTTGAGTATTGAGAGTATTCAGATTCTAAAAGAGCAGCCTCAAGTGTTGGTAGAAGAGCTTATTGGTTTTCTTCCCGAATTAGAGGAAGCGAATCAAAGCATTCAGTTCACTACCACAGCACTTAAAGGGTTAACACTTCCACGAGGTACCGAAGATGGTATTCCGGGAAGAAAGCTACAACAGATTGTTTCGATGGGCGAGGCTTCGCTTGAACATCATCATGGCAAAGAGTGGCTGGAGTGGTGTTCTGGAAAGGGCTTCCTTGGTCGAATCTTATCTCAACAATCTAAGCAAAAGGTGACCAGTTTCGAGTGGCAGCAATCGCTGTGCGAAAGCGGGCAAAAGATTGCAGATGCACAACGTTTAGAAATGACGTTTGTTCAAGGTGATGCGTTTTCTGAAAGTGCAGATGAGGTATTTAATCCAAATCAACACGCTGTGGCACTGCATGCCTGTGGTGACCTTCATGTTGAGTTGGTTAAAAAATCTGTGTCACATGGTCTACCAGCAGTCACTATCTCTCCTTGTTGTTATCACCTTATTCGTGAAGAAAACTATCAACCAATGTCTTCGGTTGCGAAAAGCTCGGCTTTAACATTGAGCAAGAGTGATTTACGAATCCCACTTCAAGAAACGGTTACTGGTGGTGAAAGAGTAAAGCGACATCGTCAGTTAGAGATGAGCTATCGTTTGGGTTTTAGCCAACTACTTAAGTCTGAACTAAACATCGATGAATACATCCCAGTACCGAGCATCAAAAAATCAGAATTATCTGAAGGGTTTGAATCGTTTTGTCTGTGGGCTTCTGAAGTGAAAGAGTTACCACTTGGTTCGGATATGGATTTTGAATTCTATTTTGCTCAAGGAGAGAAACTTTTCTGGGAAATGGAGAAGCTGAGCTTAGTTCAGCAAGTTTTCAGGCGACCATTGGAGATATGGCTAGCTTTGGATCGCGCTCTTTACCTGAAAGAGCAAGGCTATGAGGCAAGCATCGAAGAGTTTTGTGAACGCAGTGTCACGCCACGAAATCTGTTGATTCATGGTGTTAAGAGCGGCTGA
- a CDS encoding IS110 family RNA-guided transposase produces the protein MSSIHILGIDLGKHCFHAIAHNRCGVEVLRRKFNRNQLLIFLSKIEPTTIAFEACGGAHWLARKCGELGHQPRLIPPQYVKPYVKGNKNDFIDASAIAEAAGRPTMRFVAVKSEEAQVIAAIHRVRDSYIKERTATMSRIGAILLEFGLSFPKGHAKMKSLFQWLAEQTVSLPKSLLCELISIHEHYKYLNEQIKTQDNKLQTIVNNNESAQLLKTIPGIGDLTSTLCIADVSSPNNFTNGREMAAWLGLVPRQFSTGGKTKLLGMSKRGNKHLRTLFVHGARAVLSRLETTGKVFGEWLANLRATKPFNVVVVALANKLVRIAWAVLYHRQAFKAV, from the coding sequence ATGTCTTCTATTCATATTTTAGGTATCGACCTAGGTAAACATTGCTTCCATGCTATCGCACATAACCGTTGTGGAGTGGAGGTGCTTCGTCGTAAATTTAATCGTAACCAACTCTTAATCTTTCTTAGTAAAATAGAACCAACAACTATTGCTTTCGAAGCCTGTGGCGGTGCTCATTGGCTTGCTCGAAAGTGTGGTGAACTTGGTCATCAACCCCGACTTATTCCTCCTCAGTATGTAAAGCCTTATGTCAAAGGCAATAAAAACGATTTCATCGATGCTTCAGCGATCGCAGAGGCTGCGGGTCGACCGACCATGAGGTTTGTAGCTGTAAAAAGTGAAGAGGCTCAAGTCATCGCAGCGATTCATCGAGTCAGAGATAGTTATATCAAGGAGAGAACTGCCACTATGTCGCGGATCGGCGCGATCTTACTTGAGTTCGGCCTTAGCTTTCCCAAAGGGCATGCAAAGATGAAGTCTCTGTTTCAATGGTTAGCTGAACAAACCGTCTCATTACCAAAAAGCTTGCTATGTGAATTGATATCTATCCACGAACATTACAAGTACCTTAATGAACAAATCAAAACTCAAGATAACAAGCTTCAAACTATTGTTAATAACAATGAAAGTGCTCAATTATTAAAAACTATCCCTGGAATTGGCGATCTTACCTCCACATTGTGTATAGCCGATGTAAGCTCTCCGAATAACTTTACCAATGGCCGTGAGATGGCGGCTTGGTTGGGGCTTGTGCCAAGGCAATTCTCAACGGGAGGAAAGACCAAACTACTTGGTATGAGTAAACGAGGGAATAAACACCTCAGAACTCTGTTTGTCCATGGGGCAAGGGCTGTACTCTCTAGACTAGAGACGACAGGGAAAGTGTTCGGAGAGTGGCTTGCGAACCTACGAGCCACCAAACCATTTAATGTAGTGGTAGTCGCATTAGCCAACAAGCTAGTGAGGATAGCTTGGGCGGTGTTATACCACCGCCAAGCTTTTAAGGCTGTTTAG
- the lrp gene encoding leucine-responsive transcriptional regulator Lrp codes for MADNYKKPSKELDRIDRNILNELQKDGRISNVELSKRVGLSPTPCLERVRRLERQGYITGYTALLNPQYLDASLLVFVEITLNRGAPDVFEQFNTAVQKLDDIQECHLVSGDFDYLLKTRVSDMGAYRKLLGDTLLRLPGVNDTRTYVVMEEVKQTNQLVIKTR; via the coding sequence ATGGCAGACAATTATAAGAAGCCGTCCAAGGAACTAGATCGTATTGACCGCAACATTCTTAATGAGTTGCAAAAAGACGGTCGTATCTCAAACGTTGAACTCTCAAAACGAGTAGGACTTTCTCCAACTCCATGTCTTGAGCGTGTTCGTCGTTTAGAACGTCAAGGTTACATTACTGGGTACACAGCGTTGCTGAACCCACAGTACCTTGATGCTTCACTTTTAGTGTTTGTTGAAATTACTTTGAACCGTGGTGCGCCAGATGTGTTCGAACAATTCAACACCGCTGTTCAGAAACTTGATGACATCCAAGAGTGTCATTTAGTGTCGGGTGATTTTGACTATCTTCTAAAAACACGTGTATCGGATATGGGTGCTTACCGTAAGTTACTGGGTGATACGTTACTGCGTCTACCAGGCGTAAACGACACTCGTACCTACGTTGTAATGGAAGAAGTGAAACAAACTAATCAACTTGTGATTAAAACTCGTTAA